A single region of the Pyxidicoccus trucidator genome encodes:
- a CDS encoding cyclic nucleotide-binding domain-containing protein: MADTRGVSRERAVQLASEGKLEAALAEYQGVAKASPDDADVRQKVAELQEWLGHQSEAATAYEAAALAWAKSHQPLRAVAACVALSRLGASSTAKGHTARALAERFALAPMAAAASSGAAAAPGTMAPVPDAEAPGALPILSHLSREAFVALLEVLDVRAFFPGQAVVEEGTQGASMFAMVEGRADVLRTLEGGERKSAGTVAPGDFFGELALVSQGPRLATVVATERAVLLELTRERMEAVAVRYPQVGAVVEAFYRRRMVENLLRSNPLLSKLTPEQKAAVSRDFQLRTVSAGEALLTQGQPGDAFYVVLRGRCTPWLEQPFGRRVALAELREGDVFGEISLLLDKPVSATVCADVEGVMLRLERAAFEKHLLSQPGLKGMLMRMGTERLQRTAQALASGRVLHDGDLRV, from the coding sequence ATGGCGGACACGCGCGGCGTGAGCAGGGAGCGGGCCGTCCAGCTCGCCAGTGAGGGGAAGCTGGAGGCCGCGCTGGCCGAGTACCAGGGCGTGGCGAAGGCCTCCCCGGACGACGCGGACGTCCGCCAGAAGGTGGCGGAGCTGCAGGAGTGGTTGGGCCATCAGTCGGAGGCGGCGACGGCGTACGAGGCCGCCGCGCTGGCCTGGGCGAAGAGCCATCAACCCCTGCGCGCCGTGGCCGCGTGTGTCGCCCTGTCCCGGCTGGGTGCGTCCTCCACCGCGAAGGGCCACACCGCCCGGGCCCTGGCCGAGCGCTTCGCCCTGGCACCCATGGCCGCGGCGGCTTCGTCGGGTGCGGCGGCCGCGCCGGGGACCATGGCGCCGGTGCCGGACGCCGAGGCGCCGGGCGCGCTGCCCATCCTCTCGCACCTGAGCCGCGAGGCCTTCGTCGCGCTGCTGGAGGTGCTGGACGTGCGCGCCTTCTTCCCGGGGCAGGCGGTGGTGGAGGAGGGGACGCAGGGCGCGTCCATGTTCGCCATGGTGGAGGGCCGGGCGGACGTGCTGCGCACGCTGGAGGGCGGCGAGCGCAAGTCGGCGGGCACGGTGGCGCCGGGGGACTTCTTCGGAGAGCTGGCGCTCGTCTCGCAGGGGCCCCGGCTGGCCACGGTGGTGGCCACGGAGCGGGCCGTGCTGCTGGAGCTGACGCGCGAGCGCATGGAGGCGGTGGCCGTGCGCTACCCCCAGGTGGGCGCCGTGGTGGAGGCCTTCTACCGGCGGCGCATGGTGGAGAACCTGCTGCGCAGCAACCCGCTGCTCAGCAAGCTGACGCCGGAGCAGAAGGCCGCCGTGTCCCGCGACTTCCAGCTGCGCACGGTGAGCGCGGGCGAGGCGCTGCTGACGCAGGGCCAGCCCGGGGACGCCTTCTACGTGGTGCTGCGCGGGCGGTGCACGCCCTGGCTGGAGCAGCCCTTCGGACGGCGGGTGGCGCTGGCGGAGCTGCGTGAGGGAGACGTCTTCGGCGAAATCTCCCTGCTGCTGGACAAGCCCGTGTCCGCCACGGTGTGCGCGGACGTGGAGGGGGTGATGCTGCGCCTGGAGCGCGCCGCCTTCGAGAAGCACCTCCTCAGCCAGCCCGGCCTCAAGGGCATGCTGATGCGCATGGGCACCGAGCGCCTGCAGCGCACGGCGCAGGCGCTGGCCTCCGGCCGCGTGCTGCACGACGGCGATTTGCGCGTCTGA
- a CDS encoding c-type cytochrome, translating to MRRVGGALGALAALVVLASACDGEDGPVPAAEYGERLFNDARLSESAFNSFSCATCHATTLTPPAGRMDSGYTLYDSAFRKTWWGGYETRLLDAVNFCYVNFMRGVAPLPEDSPQSRSLYEYLVSISPNRDAPPLPFTVVKNTVEVARGDRTRGQEVYRAACQDCHGEPHTGAGRLTELASVLPEVTADYGELFPGVPPSLVVIEKVRHGQFFGVGGNMPPYSVEALSDADLGALLTFLEL from the coding sequence ATGAGGCGCGTGGGTGGTGCCCTCGGGGCGCTCGCTGCGCTGGTGGTGCTGGCGTCGGCCTGCGATGGCGAGGACGGGCCGGTGCCCGCGGCGGAGTACGGTGAGCGGCTGTTCAACGACGCGCGGCTGTCGGAGAGCGCGTTCAACAGCTTCTCGTGCGCCACGTGCCACGCGACGACGCTCACGCCTCCGGCCGGGCGGATGGACTCGGGCTACACGCTGTATGACTCGGCCTTCCGGAAGACGTGGTGGGGCGGGTACGAGACGCGCCTGCTGGACGCGGTGAACTTCTGCTACGTCAACTTCATGCGCGGCGTGGCGCCGCTGCCGGAGGACTCGCCCCAGAGCCGCTCGCTCTACGAGTACCTCGTGAGCATCAGCCCGAACCGGGACGCTCCACCGCTGCCCTTCACGGTGGTGAAGAACACCGTCGAGGTGGCGCGTGGCGACAGGACTCGCGGGCAGGAGGTGTACCGCGCGGCGTGCCAGGACTGTCACGGCGAGCCCCACACGGGCGCGGGTCGGCTGACGGAGCTGGCCTCGGTGCTGCCGGAGGTGACGGCGGACTACGGGGAGTTGTTCCCCGGGGTGCCCCCGTCGCTGGTGGTCATCGAGAAGGTGCGGCACGGCCAGTTCTTCGGCGTCGGCGGCAACATGCCTCCATACAGCGTGGAGGCCCTGTCCGACGCGGACCTCGGCGCGCTGCTCACGTTCCTGGAGCTGTGA
- a CDS encoding WD40/YVTN/BNR-like repeat-containing protein gives MDSRNTVTGRVLASLLALGTASAAHAHAGLPETSNVTVRRGHPEDFFVGATFGAVISRDSGQSWRWICPDAMGYGGWRPESFLWREAGDIIAATGSALLRSPDGGCSWNTHPYFKSNWVAGLAAHPTDDRILYAVTGRTGLANGVYRSGDGGETWEPTPLLRVGLVLNTVRVSPVDPRRIYASGEEAGRLLLFRSDDAGATWTELPHTLPGLLRPYDLVVTAVDPASADAVWVRVSAQGYTHLLRSDDGGRTLTQVHALDDVFINMELSADGTTVWVGTLNFFFRGPRAGPLEKQPLPTGNACVLRTGSTLYACGSTWLHDWALARSPDEGTTWEPLFTLYGIQGTQHCPAGTPVRSICPALWPSLADQLGAEPYPDGGVEEPPPPPPPPPVDAGTPDAGTPEPAPSPPAKSGGCGAASGNAAPALVLLSTLTLWRRGRRRSDA, from the coding sequence ATGGATTCTCGCAACACGGTTACAGGGAGAGTCCTCGCCTCGCTGCTGGCCCTGGGCACCGCTTCGGCCGCGCACGCGCACGCGGGCCTGCCGGAGACGTCCAACGTCACCGTGCGCCGCGGCCACCCCGAGGACTTCTTCGTGGGCGCGACGTTCGGCGCGGTGATTTCGCGCGACAGCGGCCAGTCGTGGCGGTGGATATGCCCGGACGCCATGGGCTACGGCGGCTGGCGCCCCGAGTCCTTCCTGTGGCGCGAGGCCGGGGACATCATCGCCGCCACCGGCAGCGCGCTGCTGCGCTCGCCCGACGGTGGGTGCAGCTGGAACACGCACCCCTACTTCAAGAGCAACTGGGTGGCGGGACTCGCGGCACACCCCACCGATGACCGCATCCTCTATGCCGTCACCGGACGGACGGGGCTGGCCAACGGGGTATACCGCTCGGGGGATGGGGGCGAGACGTGGGAGCCCACCCCGCTGCTGCGCGTGGGCCTGGTGCTCAACACCGTGCGCGTCTCGCCCGTGGACCCGAGGCGCATCTACGCCTCCGGCGAGGAGGCGGGCCGGCTGCTCCTCTTCCGCAGCGACGACGCGGGCGCCACCTGGACGGAGCTCCCCCACACGCTGCCGGGGCTGCTGCGGCCGTATGACCTGGTGGTGACGGCGGTGGACCCCGCCTCGGCGGACGCGGTGTGGGTGCGGGTGTCCGCGCAGGGCTACACGCACCTGCTGCGCAGCGACGACGGCGGCCGCACGCTGACGCAGGTGCACGCGCTGGACGACGTCTTCATCAACATGGAGCTGTCCGCCGACGGCACCACCGTCTGGGTGGGCACCCTCAACTTCTTCTTCCGCGGCCCCCGCGCCGGCCCGCTGGAGAAGCAGCCGCTGCCCACCGGCAACGCGTGCGTGCTGCGCACGGGGAGCACGCTCTACGCCTGCGGCTCCACGTGGCTGCACGACTGGGCGCTGGCGCGCAGCCCCGACGAGGGCACCACCTGGGAGCCCCTGTTCACCCTCTACGGCATCCAGGGCACCCAGCACTGCCCCGCGGGCACGCCGGTGCGGAGCATCTGCCCGGCGCTGTGGCCGTCGCTCGCGGACCAGCTCGGCGCGGAGCCGTACCCGGACGGCGGCGTGGAGGAGCCACCGCCACCGCCACCGCCACCGCCGGTGGACGCGGGCACGCCCGACGCGGGGACTCCGGAGCCCGCGCCGTCACCGCCCGCGAAGTCTGGTGGCTGCGGCGCTGCGTCCGGGAATGCGGCGCCCGCCCTGGTACTTCTCTCGACCCTCACCTTGTGGCGCCGCGGCCGGCGGCGCTCGGACGCGTAG
- a CDS encoding LVIVD repeat-containing protein, with the protein MKSWMRSAWGVVLTGVLGVTAGCSGELVTPETVRPEVKPWVVDGPDWEHTGRLAGCKPAADTQAPCGAYESFDLSACNVASLGSVKGAGVYTAHVVLDPDTAEPDAFPSAMRVSTDGGVSNFGNVVFSEQQLEDNRFYLAVTANLPNGVSSAAVVVGCEASADGLTLKGCYQHCRNGKNLFAGTFEAARSERRAGEPEGSGMALLSESQVGPGTAADVYVTKGHAYVVSVPLGARPGGLTVLDVSDARAPVVRKSIVFPQDNYWNGVWAKDDALYVASADSGLLVFDISQPADPQFLRSLPGDEGPIDVHTVIVEGDRLYAMSPYPNAETLIFDVKDAKAPRLLTRYTVTGVDPSRGDQFPHDAFPFEERLYISHWRAGYIIADVTDAEAVEQVGQYVYRRSTSHTSRVMRQGSRLIAFEGGEDWGAHLRVLDVTDVTEPRLLGEYRLRPGISIHNMELKGHRLYLSHYQEGVRVLDVTVPWLPREVGYYNTFQPDHPKTGRSFYEGAIGIRVPGDGHVYVIDTARGLLIFPEV; encoded by the coding sequence ATGAAGTCGTGGATGCGAAGCGCGTGGGGCGTGGTGCTGACCGGAGTGCTGGGCGTGACGGCGGGGTGCTCGGGTGAGCTGGTGACACCTGAGACGGTGAGGCCGGAAGTGAAGCCCTGGGTGGTGGACGGCCCGGACTGGGAGCACACGGGGCGCCTGGCCGGGTGCAAGCCGGCGGCGGACACCCAGGCCCCGTGCGGCGCCTATGAGTCCTTCGACCTGTCCGCCTGCAATGTCGCCTCGCTGGGCAGCGTCAAGGGGGCCGGCGTCTACACCGCGCACGTGGTGTTGGACCCGGACACGGCGGAGCCAGACGCCTTCCCGTCCGCGATGCGGGTGAGTACGGACGGCGGCGTCTCCAACTTCGGCAACGTCGTCTTCAGCGAGCAGCAATTGGAGGACAACCGCTTCTACCTGGCGGTGACGGCGAACCTTCCGAACGGAGTCTCGTCGGCGGCGGTGGTGGTGGGGTGCGAGGCCAGCGCGGACGGGCTCACGCTGAAGGGCTGCTACCAGCATTGTCGCAACGGGAAGAACCTCTTCGCCGGCACCTTCGAGGCCGCGCGCTCGGAGCGCAGGGCGGGGGAGCCCGAGGGCTCCGGAATGGCGCTGCTGTCGGAGTCGCAGGTGGGCCCGGGGACCGCCGCGGACGTGTACGTGACGAAGGGGCATGCCTACGTCGTGTCCGTGCCGCTGGGCGCGCGGCCCGGGGGGCTGACGGTGCTCGACGTGAGTGACGCGCGTGCGCCGGTGGTGCGCAAGTCCATTGTCTTCCCGCAGGACAACTACTGGAACGGCGTCTGGGCGAAGGACGACGCGCTGTACGTGGCGAGCGCCGACTCGGGCCTGCTCGTCTTCGACATCTCCCAGCCGGCGGACCCCCAGTTCCTGCGCTCGCTGCCCGGGGACGAGGGGCCCATCGACGTGCACACCGTCATCGTCGAGGGGGACCGGCTGTACGCCATGTCGCCGTACCCCAACGCGGAGACGCTCATCTTCGACGTGAAGGACGCGAAGGCGCCCCGCCTGCTCACCCGCTACACCGTGACGGGGGTGGACCCGTCCCGCGGCGACCAGTTCCCGCATGACGCCTTCCCCTTCGAGGAGCGGCTCTACATCAGCCACTGGCGCGCCGGTTACATCATCGCGGACGTGACGGACGCCGAGGCCGTGGAGCAGGTGGGGCAGTACGTCTACCGGCGCTCCACCAGCCACACCAGCCGGGTGATGCGCCAGGGCAGCCGGCTCATCGCCTTCGAGGGCGGCGAGGACTGGGGCGCGCACCTGCGCGTGCTGGACGTGACGGACGTGACGGAGCCGCGCCTGCTCGGCGAGTACCGGCTGCGGCCGGGCATCTCCATCCACAACATGGAGCTGAAGGGCCACCGGCTGTACCTCAGCCACTACCAGGAGGGCGTGCGCGTGCTGGACGTGACGGTGCCCTGGCTCCCCCGTGAGGTGGGCTACTACAACACCTTCCAGCCGGACCACCCGAAGACGGGCCGGTCCTTCTACGAGGGCGCCATCGGCATCCGCGTGCCGGGGGACGGCCACGTGTACGTCATCGACACCGCTCGCGGCCTGCTCATCTTCCCCGAGGTCTGA
- a CDS encoding YncE family protein, translating into MTRARRWVPALALALAACSEDPGKQDGVTPPEDLEYAHPDPWPEGTVVPPPGPGGRILITNSLDDTLSLIELDTVGTPDFKELARVPVGLNPVELEGPHHTAVSPDGAFYYVGISNYVPGGGSGPHGTHGSGSEDGYCLKLDARDNRLVGSVRVDPNPGDVIVSRDGRTLYQTHFDTLKIAEVARRGGPEAEMVARLAIIDAATMTRKAMVPVCPAPHAVRLSADERTAYVACWSDEVAVVDLTTSPPGVQKVKVALNAGTAVSPRHEPYALTLSPTTGEAWVSSMASRQVQVLDPTTRTMDATRTVQGLRGPPMFGAFTSDGRTLYLPYQLGDGLLVIDPATGLVLREVDLASAGCLNAHQVTLTPDERHGLVVCEGDHKGPGTLHAVDLAEGTVVGTVRVGIFPDSVSILRGQP; encoded by the coding sequence ATGACGCGGGCCCGCCGGTGGGTGCCGGCGCTCGCGCTGGCGCTGGCCGCGTGCAGCGAGGACCCGGGGAAGCAGGACGGGGTGACGCCGCCCGAGGACCTCGAGTACGCGCACCCGGACCCGTGGCCGGAAGGAACCGTCGTTCCACCGCCCGGGCCCGGGGGCCGCATCCTCATCACCAACAGCCTGGACGACACGCTCAGCCTCATCGAGCTGGACACCGTGGGCACGCCCGACTTCAAGGAGCTGGCGCGCGTGCCGGTGGGGCTCAACCCGGTCGAGCTGGAGGGGCCGCACCACACGGCGGTGTCACCGGATGGCGCCTTCTATTACGTCGGCATCTCCAACTACGTGCCGGGCGGAGGCTCGGGGCCCCATGGCACGCACGGCTCGGGCTCGGAGGATGGCTACTGCCTCAAGCTGGATGCGCGGGACAACCGGCTGGTGGGCTCCGTGCGCGTGGACCCCAACCCCGGTGACGTCATCGTCAGCAGGGACGGGCGCACGCTGTACCAGACGCACTTCGACACCTTGAAGATTGCCGAGGTGGCGCGGCGGGGCGGCCCCGAGGCGGAGATGGTCGCCCGGCTGGCCATCATCGACGCGGCGACGATGACCCGGAAGGCCATGGTGCCCGTGTGCCCGGCGCCGCACGCGGTGCGCCTGTCCGCGGACGAGCGCACGGCGTACGTCGCGTGCTGGTCCGACGAGGTGGCGGTGGTCGACCTCACGACGAGCCCGCCCGGGGTGCAGAAGGTGAAGGTGGCGCTCAACGCGGGCACGGCGGTGAGCCCTCGGCACGAGCCGTACGCGCTCACCCTGTCGCCCACCACGGGCGAGGCGTGGGTCAGCTCCATGGCCAGCCGACAGGTGCAGGTGCTCGACCCCACCACGCGGACCATGGACGCCACGCGCACGGTGCAGGGGCTGCGCGGCCCGCCCATGTTCGGGGCCTTCACCTCGGACGGGCGCACGCTGTACCTGCCCTACCAGCTCGGGGACGGGCTGCTGGTCATCGACCCGGCGACGGGACTCGTGCTGCGCGAGGTGGACCTGGCGTCGGCCGGCTGCCTCAACGCGCACCAGGTGACGCTGACGCCGGATGAGCGTCATGGGCTCGTCGTCTGCGAGGGCGACCACAAGGGTCCGGGCACACTGCACGCGGTGGACCTGGCCGAGGGCACGGTGGTGGGCACGGTGCGGGTGGGCATCTTCCCGGACTCGGTGAGCATCCTCCGGGGGCAGCCATGA
- a CDS encoding cyclic nucleotide-binding domain-containing protein: MAGSTLEPRLIDVGAGRGDVPAGSATRAVWDAVMQGAVDVAVRAYEDLAAPQRERVLEESSSMPGPTRSSLVDVLRRARDFAGAARLLEADGAHAQAAPLHEQSGALRQAAEAWLRAGERGRAASAFERAGALERALELYQALDARESMAQCLTRLQRLLEAAAVYRELGNAHAELELLRAVPPGHPRRREAVLRMSALLDAQGDSWRALVLLADALRESPQAHDDGALQAEQARLLRQLGLDAAPTEPERVPTPAPPPDGYEYLKAIPIFGELPMEDMKDLFRMAQQVLIPEDTTVLEKGARGTGLLVLLDGTVDVYSGSGHEARRLNTLGPGAFLGEISLILDGPTSARVRSRTAVRALRVTRVDFQHYLETHEAAALRIYRLFTENLAERVRALSA; this comes from the coding sequence ATGGCGGGGTCCACCTTGGAGCCCAGGCTCATCGACGTCGGTGCGGGGCGAGGCGATGTGCCCGCCGGAAGCGCCACGCGTGCCGTCTGGGATGCGGTCATGCAGGGCGCGGTGGACGTGGCCGTCCGGGCCTACGAGGACCTGGCGGCTCCGCAGCGGGAGCGCGTCCTGGAGGAGTCCTCGAGCATGCCCGGACCGACGCGCTCCTCGCTGGTGGACGTGCTGCGGCGGGCGCGCGACTTCGCGGGCGCCGCGCGGCTGCTGGAGGCGGACGGGGCGCACGCGCAGGCCGCGCCCCTCCATGAGCAGTCGGGAGCGCTGCGGCAGGCGGCGGAGGCGTGGCTGCGCGCCGGAGAGCGGGGCCGTGCGGCGTCGGCCTTCGAGCGCGCGGGCGCCCTGGAGCGCGCGCTGGAGCTGTACCAGGCGCTGGACGCGCGCGAGTCCATGGCCCAGTGCCTCACCCGGCTGCAGCGGCTCCTGGAGGCAGCGGCGGTGTACCGCGAGCTGGGCAACGCGCACGCGGAGCTGGAGTTGCTGCGCGCGGTGCCACCCGGGCACCCGCGGCGGCGCGAGGCGGTGCTGCGGATGAGCGCGCTGCTGGACGCGCAGGGAGACTCGTGGCGGGCGCTGGTGCTGCTGGCGGACGCCCTGCGCGAGTCCCCGCAGGCGCACGATGACGGCGCGCTCCAGGCGGAGCAGGCGCGGCTGCTCCGGCAGCTGGGGCTGGACGCGGCGCCGACGGAGCCGGAGCGTGTCCCCACGCCCGCGCCGCCGCCGGACGGCTACGAGTACCTCAAGGCCATCCCCATCTTCGGGGAGCTGCCCATGGAGGACATGAAGGACCTGTTCCGCATGGCGCAGCAGGTGCTCATCCCCGAGGACACCACGGTGCTGGAGAAGGGCGCGCGGGGCACGGGGCTGCTGGTGCTGCTGGATGGGACGGTGGACGTGTACAGCGGCTCGGGGCATGAGGCGCGGCGGCTCAACACGCTGGGGCCGGGCGCGTTCCTGGGCGAAATCTCGCTCATCCTGGACGGGCCCACGTCCGCGCGCGTGCGCTCTCGCACGGCGGTGCGGGCGCTGCGGGTGACACGGGTGGACTTCCAGCACTACCTGGAGACGCACGAGGCCGCCGCGCTGCGCATCTATCGGCTCTTCACGGAGAACCTCGCGGAGCGCGTGCGCGCGCTGAGCGCGTAG